From the genome of Fundidesulfovibrio terrae:
CGGCCGCGGCTCAGGTCGTAGGGGGAGAGTTCCACCTTGACCTTGTCGCCGGGAAGAATGCGGATGTAGAACTTACGCATCTTGCCGGAAATGTGCGCCAGCACTTCGTGTCCGTTTTCCAGTTCGACGCGGAACATGGCGTTGGGGAGCGCTTCCTGGACGGTTCCGTCCACTTCAATGGCGTCTTCCTTGGGCATTTGCCGCCTCCTTGGTGATCATGAAGCAGCAGCCTATAGCCTATTGTGCCTTTCTTTTCAAGATGCAGCCCCCTGGAAGGCACCGTGACGCGAAAGACCGGGGACAAGGCGTTGATCTCCACGCCCGCGCCGCTGCATTCGGCAGGGTCACGAGGCAGGCCGATTGGATGAACGGCAGCATGGCGGCGGGTCCCCCTTGGGCTCATGGCAGATGTCCGTGACGGTTGAGCGACGGCCGGTCCGCTTTACAATCGACCGGGTTTTCGGCAAACGGCATGGACGAAATGCCGAAAAATAACCACCTGGAGCCCACGCCGTGTTGACCGCGAAACTGCTCGAAAAATACGCCGACGTCCTTCTCTGGGGGCTGACCACTTCCCGCCCCAATCCCTACGAACCGGGCGACACCGTGCTGGTCCAGTATGACTTGGCCGGGCTCAAGCTGGCCGAGGTCCTGTTCGCCAAACTCATGGCGCGCGGCATCAATGTGGTGCCCCGGCTGACCTTCACCTCGCGCATGGAGCTGGACTTCTACCAGTTGGCCAATGAAAGCCAGCTCTCCTTCATCGCCCCAGGTACCAAGGAACTTTACGAGAACCTGCACGGGGCCGTGCACATCCTGGCTCCCGACAGCCTGACGCACCTCTCCGGCATCGACCCCAAGCGCATCGCCCAGACCGCCATCGCCCGCAAGCCCTTCCGGGACATCCTGGTCAAACGCGAGGAGGCCGGACAGTTCGGATGGACCCTGTGCGTCTGCCCCACCGACGAATACGCCCGGTGCGCGGGCCTCTCCAAGAAAGAGTTCACCGAACAGATCATCAAGGCCTGCCACCTGCGCGCGGCCGACCCGGTGAAGGAGTGGAACCGCATCTTCGCCGAGGCCATGGAAATCAAGAACTGGCTGAACGGCCTGGCCGTGGTTTCCTACCATGTGGAATCCGCAGGCGTGGACCTCACGGTCACGCCCGGAGAGCACCGCCGCTTCAAGGGCATCTCCGGCCACAACATCCCCAGCTTCGAGCTGTTCCTTTCCCCCGACTGGCGTGGCACAGAGGGCGTCTACTTCGCCGACCAGCCCTCCTACCGCAGCGGCAACCTGGTCAAGGGCGTGCGCCTGGAATTCAAGAAGGGCGAAGTCGTGGATGTGAAGGCCGAGCAGGGCGAGGAGTTCGTCAAGAAACAGGTGGCCATGGACAACGGGTCCAACAAGCTTGGCGAGTTCTCGCTTACCGACCGCCGCTTCTCCAAGATCGACAAATTCATGGCCAACACCCTCTTCGACGAGAACTTCGGTGGTGAGTACGGCAACTGCCACGTGGCCCTGGGCAGCTCGTATTCCGACACCTTCGACGGCGACCCGGCCCAGCTCACCGAAGCCCGCAAAGCCGAGCTTGGCTTCAACGACTCCGCCCTGCACTGGGACCTGGTGAACACCGAAAACAAGCGCGTCACCGCCACGCTCAAGGGCGGCGGGACCCTGGTGGTCTACGAGAACGGCCAGTTCACCTGCTGATTCAATCCGTATACAAAATGCATCTTGAAACGCCCGGCCCGCGCCGGGCGTTTCCGTTTCCCAGGGGCCCCGGCAGAATCGTCAAGTGGTAACAGCCTTAGAAGAGGAATCCGGCGGGATCGACGCCCAGGACGGACATGTCCAGAGCCGTGGCGATGGATATGTCGTCACCCAGTGCTCTGGCCTCAGGGGAGGAAAGGTCCAGTATCCGGTGAGGGCGGGGGCGCATGTTCGCGTCCATGATGATCTTGATCGTGGGCAGGAGGGGGCTTTCCGGGTTGGCCCCGCACACCAGGGCCACCTCACCGTTCCTCAAGCGAACCGGGCTTCCCACTGGATAGATGCCCAGGCACTTGATGAAAGGTTCGATCAGATCACGGGAGAAATCCTTGTTGCGCATGGCGAACAGGATGCGCATGGCCGTGTTCGGCAGAATTGCCCGCCTGTAGGGGCGGTGACTGGTCATGGCGTCGTAGCAGTCGGCGAGGCCCACTATCTGCGCGGAGAGGCAGAGCCTGTCCCCGGAAACGCCCAGGGGATAGCCGGTTCCGTTGAACTTCTCGTGATGGTCGCGGATTGTCCTTAGAACCCCGTCCGAGACCATGTCCTGTTTTTCCAGGATGGCCGCCCCTTCCGCTGGGTGCGCCTTGACGACGCGGAACTCCTCCGGCGTCAGGCGGCGGGGCTTGTCGAGGATTTCCTCGGGAATCCTGGTTTTTCCCAGGTCGTGGAAAAGCCCGGCTTCCCCCAGCCTGCGCAGTTTCGGCTTTTCCAGGCCGAGATGACGCCCGAAGACCACGGCCAGCACGGCCGTGTTGATGCAGTGGGTGAAGGTGTAGTCGTCGTTGAAGCGAAGGCTCACAAGGCTGACCAGGGCGTCGGGGTTGCTGGTCACGCTGTCGATCAGCCCTTCCACGAGCCTGACCGATGCCTCCCGATCCATGGGCCTGCCCAGTTTGGCGGCCAGGATGAACGAATTGATCACGCCGAAAGAGTCGTCATAGAGGCCCAGGGCACGGGCGTAGTCCTCCGCGCCCGGGAGCGGGTGGGCAACGTTATGACCGCAGGCGGCTTTATCTTCCGGGACAGGAGCCTCCTCGATCAGCCGGTCCGAGCCGGCGTCCTGAATGAACAGATCCCGGTATCCCTGCTCCACGAGGTCCTTGATCTGTCTCGCGGAAGTGATCCGGCCCGCCTCGGAGTACAGGTAGGGATGCTGTGTCCAGGACAGTCCCGTGTCCACCACCTCCATCCCCACCCTGAGCTCGGAGATCGCGATTTTGTGGATGCCGCCCTGGTTGCCCAGAGCTGCTGGACCGGCATTCTGTCCTCGCCGCGTCCGGCACGCGCTGAGATCGCCTGAGGTATCGGGTTCGCGTCGCATTTGGATTTTCCGCTCAACCGGGTTCACATGTCAGGGCAAACTGCTCGGCCGGGCAATTCCATCATGGCAATGTCCAGCTGGTTGAGAAGCATGTCAAGGCGCAAGCCGGAAAACGTCCTGCGGCATTCCCCATGGCTGGCCTGGCGGTCCATGTCTTCGCACCACTTCGTGAGGCAGGCGATGCCGTACCTGCGGGCGTCTACGAAATCCAGGACCAGTTCCTCGGGATGGGGGACTCCGTCCAGAGCCAGGCTCATGCCGAGATACATCCGGCCAGAGAGGTATTGAACGCGTCTCACTTCATAGCCGGCCATGAATGACAACGGGCTGGAATGCCCTCCTGTGGCGTCCTGAATCTTGAAGTAGACGAGGGCCAGGGGAAGGTGGCTGTGGAAAGCGTCGAGTTGCCGGGGAGAGGATGTTTCGAAGGACAGGGCCATGCCTCCGGCGGAAATGTTGTTGATGAGAGGGTGGGGCGGCTTGCCCAGGATGAACGTGGGAGGTCCAAGGTCGCGCAGGTGGATTCGCTGGACACTTGTGCTGTTGCTGAACCATACCGCCAACTCCAGGATGAGCTCCCTGGTTACTTTCACCCGGAAGCTGCTGCGAGACTCACTCTGCTGAGGAACGATACTCCGGGGCGAGGATGTCTGGAAGCGCCGCATCATGGTCGACCCTCCTGACAAATCGTTTGAAGACAGGGACAGATTCACGGACTGTCCTCACGCTGCCGCTCGTGGACCAAGGTCCCTTCGGACGTTCACGGGCGCATCCGTCCAGCGCCGTTTCACGGCTGCATTCTCTGCTCACGCGTCCGTCGCCAGCCTGTCAGGGTCAGATCGCCCCTGCGTGAACATGTAGTTGGGGGGCAAACGCACATTTAGCAATGGTCCTTTTTTGGTTTATTTTCGGCCAAAAAAGGGGCAGAAAATGCCTGGATAGAACTGTTCAAATTCCGGACGGCCTTTGGTCGGGGAGGGAAGGTGGATGGAATGCGATTCTGGTAATGGCACGCCGGGCAGGCCACGGAAAAACCGGGCGCTCCATGCCGGTGACAAACTGCGCATGGCGTTCATGCTTCTTCAGAAATCTTGGGGAAGCAATACGAATGTACCAGGTCATATTTTCAATATGAAACGATGGGAATTCTGCGGCTTGCCTAAAAGCATTAAAACCGTGAAGGAAGATATCCGGTGCGGGGTGGCATATGACAGGCTGGTGCGATATGCCTCACTGCTGAATATCCCTCCGGCGTTGCTTGCCGATGATTCGGTGCGTCATGCCGACCCTGATTTCGTGACTGCCATTGTCAAAGGGAAGTCGGATGGAGTTCCGCCGTCTATCATGCTTCAAAATATTTTTGGCACAACGGTCAATGAAAAATTCCTTGATTTCAACAGGCCTGAATATGTCGGCGAATTGTTCGACCTCATAAAGGGATTCTACATAGTCTACCTCATGAAGTTTCCCCTGGATGTGGGAATCAACAAGATGGCACTGGCAATATACGATACGGATGTCTATTGCCTGCGTATGAAGGCGAACTTTTTTCTCGAAACGGAACAAAACAGCATGGATGGGGAGATGCATAGGTGGGGGTCATTTCTGTACGCAAACTTCTATTTGAACGAGATGCATTCCTTTGCGATGGCCATGCTTCCGGAACCTTTGCGGAACCCGGTGATCGTGGGAAGAAAGCCATTTTACATGACCGGAAAATATCTTTTCGGTTCAGAGGCCTTCAGCCGGGAGCCGCTCTTTGCCGTCTTCCATATGGAACGCCACGAGCCTTTGCCCGAAGTGGACTGGGAGGATTCTTTTGAGGCGTTCTGCCGCGAGAACATCTCCTACCAGTTTCTCTTCTCGGGCGAGCCGGAATACGATTACGCCATGGTCCGCCTCCGAAGCGCTGGCGAAGGGATTTGGAACGCCAAGTCCGGCTAGTGGCGCCGACTCAGAAATCGAGAGCATGCTTTTGATGCCAAATTGTTTTGATGCGTTACATCCAGATGGCGTATGGACGGACTGATCAAACGCTCTCCCGACAGCCTGGTGAAAGCTCCGGGGAGGCACAGCGCATTCTTTACACGCAGGCCGTCGCGGAGTAATTTGACCATCATCCGATCAACCCCTTTCCGGAGGACTTCCATGACACCGATTATCCGTGGCGCGCTCCTGACCGTGCTCGCCCTGTTGTTCCTCGGCGCCCTGGCCTTCGCCGCCCAGGGCGGCACGCCCGACACCACAGGCTGGGAAAAGGGCGGGGCATACGACAAGTTCTATGACGCCAAGGAGGCCGACTCCTTCAAGGGCCGCGTGGAAGACATCATCGAGATCACGCCGTTGCCGGGCATGGCCAAGGGCGTCGGGCTCACTGTGCGAGACAAGAAAGACAACAAGGTGGAGACCGTGCACCTGGGCCCC
Proteins encoded in this window:
- the infA gene encoding translation initiation factor IF-1, producing the protein MPKEDAIEVDGTVQEALPNAMFRVELENGHEVLAHISGKMRKFYIRILPGDKVKVELSPYDLSRGRITYRMK
- a CDS encoding aminopeptidase, producing MLTAKLLEKYADVLLWGLTTSRPNPYEPGDTVLVQYDLAGLKLAEVLFAKLMARGINVVPRLTFTSRMELDFYQLANESQLSFIAPGTKELYENLHGAVHILAPDSLTHLSGIDPKRIAQTAIARKPFRDILVKREEAGQFGWTLCVCPTDEYARCAGLSKKEFTEQIIKACHLRAADPVKEWNRIFAEAMEIKNWLNGLAVVSYHVESAGVDLTVTPGEHRRFKGISGHNIPSFELFLSPDWRGTEGVYFADQPSYRSGNLVKGVRLEFKKGEVVDVKAEQGEEFVKKQVAMDNGSNKLGEFSLTDRRFSKIDKFMANTLFDENFGGEYGNCHVALGSSYSDTFDGDPAQLTEARKAELGFNDSALHWDLVNTENKRVTATLKGGGTLVVYENGQFTC
- a CDS encoding HD-GYP domain-containing protein translates to MRREPDTSGDLSACRTRRGQNAGPAALGNQGGIHKIAISELRVGMEVVDTGLSWTQHPYLYSEAGRITSARQIKDLVEQGYRDLFIQDAGSDRLIEEAPVPEDKAACGHNVAHPLPGAEDYARALGLYDDSFGVINSFILAAKLGRPMDREASVRLVEGLIDSVTSNPDALVSLVSLRFNDDYTFTHCINTAVLAVVFGRHLGLEKPKLRRLGEAGLFHDLGKTRIPEEILDKPRRLTPEEFRVVKAHPAEGAAILEKQDMVSDGVLRTIRDHHEKFNGTGYPLGVSGDRLCLSAQIVGLADCYDAMTSHRPYRRAILPNTAMRILFAMRNKDFSRDLIEPFIKCLGIYPVGSPVRLRNGEVALVCGANPESPLLPTIKIIMDANMRPRPHRILDLSSPEARALGDDISIATALDMSVLGVDPAGFLF